The Halobacterium litoreum genome includes a region encoding these proteins:
- the lysS gene encoding lysine--tRNA ligase: MHPDDDPYADDDGHVFWADAAADRILARNPEEPIVVKGGISPSGVPHLGNMNEIVRGYFVAEVLRERGYEVRQVFTSDDRDPLRKLPRKLADLDGDIVDLGDVNAGALGQNLGAPYTAIPDPFGCCDSYGEHFSNLIQSSADLLGVPVEMVSNTELYEDGDFENVTEFLLENRETAREVLGEYQDKVDEDYVPFNPICEECGKVTETVTAVDTDAGTVDYVCTDMEAGDQTIDGCGHEGTATLREGKLPWRFEWPAQWRVLGVDFEPFGKDHAEGSWPSGADIARNVLGDEPPVPMVYEWFTLDGEAFSSSSGHVILVQDVLRMLEPEVVRFFFAKDPRKARDFSIEHLDQLVDEFDRMEAVYFGEVDADEDETERAERVYPFLVEDANADRVRIPFTFAAVLGMTDDPDLREEIARREGHIPDNASDDVVEAALARVELAREWARRTDNEFNYDLKRQAIPDHDFDAATEAALDDLADFVEREDPDGDALQGEVYESAKRHDVDVGAFFSAGYRLFFDEDQGPKLGQFLAKLDREFVLARLRREA; this comes from the coding sequence ATGCACCCCGACGACGACCCCTACGCGGACGACGACGGCCACGTCTTCTGGGCTGACGCCGCCGCGGACCGCATTCTCGCGCGAAACCCCGAGGAGCCGATCGTCGTGAAGGGCGGCATCTCGCCCTCCGGCGTCCCCCACCTCGGGAACATGAACGAGATCGTGCGCGGCTACTTCGTCGCGGAGGTCCTCCGAGAGCGCGGCTACGAGGTCCGGCAGGTGTTCACGAGCGACGACCGCGACCCGCTCCGGAAGCTCCCGCGGAAACTCGCGGACCTCGACGGCGACATCGTCGACCTCGGGGACGTGAACGCGGGCGCGCTCGGTCAGAACCTCGGCGCGCCGTACACCGCGATTCCGGACCCGTTCGGGTGCTGTGACTCCTACGGCGAGCACTTCTCGAATCTCATCCAGTCCTCCGCGGACCTGCTGGGCGTGCCCGTCGAGATGGTGTCGAACACCGAACTGTACGAGGACGGCGACTTCGAGAACGTGACGGAGTTCCTACTGGAGAACCGGGAGACCGCTCGGGAGGTCCTCGGCGAGTACCAGGACAAGGTCGACGAGGACTACGTCCCGTTCAACCCCATCTGCGAGGAGTGCGGGAAGGTCACTGAGACGGTGACGGCAGTCGACACGGACGCCGGCACCGTCGACTACGTCTGCACGGACATGGAGGCCGGCGACCAGACCATCGACGGCTGCGGGCACGAGGGCACCGCGACCCTGCGCGAGGGCAAACTCCCGTGGCGCTTCGAGTGGCCGGCGCAGTGGCGCGTCCTCGGCGTCGACTTCGAGCCGTTCGGCAAGGACCACGCCGAGGGCTCGTGGCCCTCCGGAGCGGACATCGCGCGGAACGTCCTCGGCGACGAACCGCCCGTGCCGATGGTGTACGAGTGGTTCACGCTCGACGGCGAAGCGTTCAGTTCCTCGTCGGGCCACGTGATTCTCGTCCAGGACGTGCTCCGGATGCTCGAACCCGAGGTCGTCCGCTTTTTCTTCGCGAAAGACCCCCGGAAGGCGCGGGACTTCTCCATCGAGCACCTCGACCAACTGGTCGACGAGTTCGACCGGATGGAAGCCGTCTACTTCGGCGAAGTGGACGCCGACGAGGACGAGACCGAGCGCGCCGAGCGCGTCTATCCGTTCCTCGTCGAGGACGCGAACGCGGACCGCGTGCGCATCCCGTTCACGTTCGCGGCCGTCCTCGGGATGACCGACGACCCCGACCTGCGCGAGGAAATCGCGCGCCGCGAGGGCCACATCCCCGACAACGCCAGCGACGACGTGGTTGAGGCGGCGCTCGCGCGCGTCGAACTCGCCCGCGAGTGGGCGCGACGCACGGACAACGAGTTCAACTACGACCTCAAGCGCCAGGCGATTCCCGACCACGACTTCGACGCCGCCACCGAGGCCGCACTGGACGACCTCGCGGACTTCGTCGAGCGCGAGGACCCGGACGGCGACGCCCTGCAGGGCGAAGTGTACGAGTCCGCGAAGCGCCACGACGTCGACGTCGGTGCGTTCTTCTCGGCGGGCTACCGGCTGTTCTTCGACGAGGACCAGGGCCCGAAACTCGGGCAGTTCCTCGCGAAACTCGACCGCGAGTTCGTGCTCGCGCGCCTCCGCCGCGAAGCGTAG
- the pyrH gene encoding UMP kinase, whose product MRVVVSIGGSVLAPDLAHERVEGHADAIEELADAGCEIGAVVGGGGVARDYIGTARELGANEIELDDIGIDVTRLNARLLIAALGGRAAPSPAKTYEDAGEAMRRDDVAVMGGVVAGQTTDAVSAALAEYTDADLLLYATSVPGVFSADPNEDEDAKHFEEMTAGELVDIIADVEMNAGSSAPVDLLAAKLIERSGVRTIVLDGTDPQRIVDAVLRGEHDGTDVIPEGTDDQMTYWADG is encoded by the coding sequence ATGCGAGTCGTGGTTTCTATCGGCGGTAGCGTCCTCGCGCCCGACCTCGCCCACGAGCGCGTCGAGGGCCACGCCGACGCAATCGAAGAACTCGCCGACGCCGGCTGTGAAATCGGTGCCGTCGTCGGCGGTGGGGGTGTCGCCCGGGACTACATCGGGACGGCGCGCGAACTCGGTGCCAACGAGATCGAGTTAGACGACATCGGCATCGACGTGACGCGCCTGAACGCCCGCCTGCTCATCGCCGCGCTCGGCGGTCGAGCGGCGCCGAGTCCCGCGAAGACCTACGAGGACGCCGGGGAGGCGATGCGCCGGGACGACGTGGCCGTGATGGGCGGCGTCGTCGCGGGGCAGACGACCGACGCCGTGAGCGCCGCGCTCGCGGAGTACACGGACGCCGACCTCCTGTTGTACGCGACGAGCGTTCCGGGCGTGTTCTCCGCGGACCCGAACGAGGACGAGGACGCGAAACACTTCGAGGAGATGACCGCCGGCGAACTCGTGGACATCATCGCGGACGTGGAGATGAACGCCGGGTCGTCGGCGCCCGTCGACCTGCTCGCCGCGAAACTCATCGAGCGCTCGGGCGTCCGCACCATCGTCCTCGACGGCACCGACCCCCAGCGCATCGTGGACGCCGTGCTGCGCGGCGAACACGACGGCACGGACGTCATCCCGGAGGGCACCGACGACCAGATGACGTACTGGGCGGACGGATAG
- a CDS encoding molybdopterin synthase, with protein sequence MQLVGITGPEADAVADRVAERLADRGRVGVVREGATDAPDWTAYVVGDGWTGVGGDRSVDDVLDELARDHDYALLVDFPDARVPQIAVGDADVAAPALELDPVNPDLDSAVDAVEDAEPFETLSSLVADLKRTSEADYAGAVATFTGRVRALEDEDDDWTESLTFEKYDAVAAERSETIREELEARDGVLGVRLHHRVGRVDAGEDIVFVVVLAGHREEAFAAVSDGIDRLKAEVPIFKKEVTVDEEFWVHDRE encoded by the coding sequence ATGCAACTGGTGGGCATCACCGGCCCGGAGGCCGACGCCGTCGCGGACCGCGTCGCCGAGCGCCTCGCAGACCGCGGGCGCGTCGGCGTCGTCCGCGAGGGCGCGACGGACGCCCCGGACTGGACGGCGTACGTCGTCGGCGACGGGTGGACCGGCGTCGGCGGCGACCGCTCGGTGGACGACGTACTCGACGAACTCGCTCGCGACCACGACTACGCGCTCCTCGTGGACTTCCCCGACGCTCGCGTCCCGCAAATCGCAGTCGGGGACGCCGACGTTGCCGCCCCCGCACTCGAACTCGACCCGGTGAACCCCGACCTCGATTCGGCGGTCGACGCCGTCGAGGACGCCGAACCGTTCGAGACGCTGTCCTCGCTCGTCGCGGACCTGAAACGCACCTCCGAAGCAGACTACGCGGGCGCCGTCGCGACGTTCACCGGGCGGGTCCGAGCGCTCGAAGACGAGGACGACGACTGGACGGAGTCGCTGACCTTCGAGAAGTACGACGCCGTCGCCGCGGAGCGCAGCGAGACGATTCGCGAGGAACTGGAGGCCCGAGACGGCGTGCTCGGCGTGCGTCTGCACCACCGGGTCGGGCGCGTGGACGCCGGCGAGGACATCGTGTTCGTCGTCGTGCTCGCGGGCCACCGCGAGGAGGCGTTCGCGGCCGTCTCGGACGGCATCGACCGCCTCAAGGCGGAAGTGCCGATTTTCAAGAAGGAGGTGACGGTCGACGAGGAGTTCTGGGTCCACGACCGGGAGTGA
- a CDS encoding DUF7123 family protein, translated as MSATQQPSTDAEPTDKESRLKSYLREKAEDGELYFKSKFIADDVGMSPKEIGALMVKLSNSAKDLDVEKWSYTSATTWRVQPA; from the coding sequence ATGAGCGCAACCCAACAGCCCTCCACTGACGCCGAACCGACGGACAAGGAATCCCGCCTGAAGTCCTACCTCCGCGAGAAGGCCGAAGACGGCGAGCTCTACTTCAAGAGCAAGTTCATCGCGGACGACGTGGGCATGTCCCCGAAGGAGATCGGCGCGCTCATGGTGAAACTCTCGAACTCCGCGAAGGACCTCGACGTCGAGAAGTGGTCGTACACGAGCGCGACCACGTGGCGCGTCCAGCCCGCGTAA
- a CDS encoding site-2 protease family protein, with translation MSAQPPDDAPAPSAFQSVFDVYEVRETDGAVLYFGDPTTDQRTLERTVWPVFRDHGYDVQLAERTGELVLVAQPHEADSGGVPWKNAALFVATLLSTLFVGAQWYYVDPFSPEILRALPFTVAVMGVLGVHEAGHYVMSKYHDVDASLPYFIPFPSLFGTMGAVIRMRGQMPDRDALFDIGAAGPLAGLVAAVVVGAIGLVLPPVSVPPEVVNSASAVEIRFGYPPLLQAVAAVLGEPLAYSDPTKSINPVVMGGWIGMFITFLNLIPVGQLDGGHILRSLVGDTADRIAPLVPTSLFALAGYLYLTNDAGNAAGIWVMWGIMASVVTFMGSVEPIDDRPLDKRRVAVGVLTFALGALCFMPVPIQIVG, from the coding sequence ATGTCGGCTCAGCCGCCCGACGACGCGCCCGCCCCGTCGGCGTTCCAGTCGGTCTTCGACGTGTACGAGGTGCGCGAGACCGACGGCGCCGTGCTCTACTTCGGGGACCCGACGACCGACCAGCGAACGCTCGAACGCACCGTCTGGCCGGTGTTCCGCGACCACGGCTACGACGTCCAGTTGGCCGAGCGCACGGGCGAACTCGTACTCGTCGCCCAACCCCACGAAGCGGACTCCGGCGGCGTGCCGTGGAAGAACGCCGCCCTGTTCGTCGCGACGCTGCTCTCGACGCTGTTCGTCGGCGCGCAGTGGTACTACGTCGACCCGTTCTCCCCCGAGATTCTGCGCGCGCTCCCGTTCACCGTCGCCGTGATGGGCGTTCTGGGCGTCCACGAGGCCGGCCACTACGTGATGAGCAAGTACCACGACGTGGACGCCAGCCTCCCCTACTTCATCCCGTTCCCGTCGCTGTTCGGGACGATGGGTGCGGTCATCCGGATGCGCGGCCAGATGCCCGACCGCGACGCCCTCTTCGACATCGGCGCGGCCGGCCCGCTCGCCGGACTCGTCGCCGCTGTCGTCGTCGGCGCCATCGGCCTCGTGCTCCCGCCGGTGTCGGTGCCGCCGGAGGTCGTCAACTCCGCGTCCGCCGTCGAAATCCGGTTCGGCTACCCGCCGCTCCTCCAGGCGGTCGCGGCGGTGCTCGGCGAACCGCTGGCGTACAGCGACCCGACGAAGTCCATCAACCCCGTCGTGATGGGCGGGTGGATTGGCATGTTCATCACGTTCCTGAACCTCATCCCGGTCGGCCAACTCGACGGCGGCCACATTCTGCGGTCGCTCGTCGGCGACACCGCCGACCGCATCGCGCCCCTCGTCCCGACCAGCCTGTTCGCGCTCGCCGGCTACCTCTACCTCACGAACGACGCCGGGAACGCCGCCGGCATCTGGGTGATGTGGGGTATCATGGCGTCGGTCGTGACGTTCATGGGGAGCGTCGAACCGATCGACGACCGACCCCTCGACAAGCGCCGGGTCGCCGTCGGCGTGCTGACGTTCGCACTCGGCGCGCTCTGTTTCATGCCCGTCCCCATCCAAATCGTCGGCTGA
- the thiL gene encoding thiamine-phosphate kinase, translated as MDERAALSLVGGLVSSAGDDAAVVDGTVVTIDMLHEATDFPGGTTRYTAGWRAVGASLSDVAAMGASASAAVAVYGAPDFDEDELTGFVDGASEVCERVDAEYVGGDLDGHDEFTVATAAIGDVDERIGRDGASPGERVVVTGTLGRSAAALRLFEAGEIERANDLFRFDPRVAAGRALGEHATAMMDSSDGLARSLHQLAEASDCGFEIEAGAVPVADELRGLADDPLDEAISFGEDFELVATVPADAVSGVEAACDVPVSVVGEVTESGVSMDGDELADRGWTH; from the coding sequence ATGGACGAACGGGCGGCGCTGTCTCTCGTCGGCGGGCTCGTGTCGAGCGCGGGCGACGACGCCGCAGTCGTGGACGGCACGGTGGTCACCATCGACATGCTCCACGAGGCGACGGACTTCCCCGGCGGGACGACGCGGTACACGGCCGGCTGGCGGGCGGTCGGTGCGAGCCTCTCGGACGTGGCGGCGATGGGCGCGTCGGCGTCGGCGGCGGTCGCGGTGTACGGCGCGCCCGACTTCGACGAGGACGAACTGACGGGGTTCGTGGACGGCGCGAGCGAGGTCTGCGAGCGCGTGGACGCGGAGTACGTCGGCGGCGACCTCGACGGCCACGACGAGTTCACGGTCGCGACGGCAGCCATCGGCGACGTGGACGAGCGCATCGGGCGGGACGGCGCGAGTCCGGGCGAGCGCGTGGTCGTGACCGGGACGCTCGGACGGAGCGCGGCCGCCCTCCGACTGTTCGAGGCCGGCGAAATCGAGCGCGCGAACGACCTGTTCCGATTCGACCCGCGGGTGGCGGCGGGGCGCGCGCTCGGCGAGCACGCGACCGCGATGATGGACTCCAGCGACGGGCTCGCGCGCTCGCTCCACCAACTCGCGGAGGCCAGCGACTGCGGGTTCGAAATCGAGGCCGGCGCCGTCCCCGTCGCCGACGAACTCCGGGGGCTCGCGGACGACCCGCTGGACGAGGCCATCTCGTTCGGCGAGGACTTCGAACTCGTGGCGACGGTGCCCGCGGACGCCGTGAGCGGGGTCGAAGCCGCCTGCGACGTGCCCGTGTCGGTCGTCGGCGAAGTCACCGAGTCGGGCGTCTCGATGGACGGCGACGAGCTCGCGGACCGCGGCTGGACACACTGA
- a CDS encoding 30S ribosomal protein S19e, which translates to MATLYDAPTDELLDELAAELEERLDEPDWAQFAKTSVGRELPPEQEDFWARRAASLLRKVAVDGPIGVKRLSSAYGDTRDGSNRYVVSPSDSTNGSRNIVRTILQQLEDEDLVEKQHDRGRVVTGEGRSLLDDTANDVIENLDRPELERYA; encoded by the coding sequence ATGGCAACCCTCTACGACGCCCCCACGGACGAGCTCCTCGACGAGCTCGCCGCGGAACTCGAAGAGCGACTCGACGAACCGGACTGGGCGCAGTTCGCGAAGACCAGCGTCGGCCGCGAACTCCCCCCCGAGCAGGAGGACTTCTGGGCGCGCCGCGCCGCGAGCCTCCTGCGTAAGGTCGCGGTCGACGGCCCCATCGGCGTGAAGCGACTCTCCTCGGCGTACGGCGACACCCGCGACGGCTCCAACCGCTACGTCGTCTCGCCGTCGGACTCCACGAACGGCTCGCGGAACATCGTCCGTACCATCCTCCAGCAACTCGAAGACGAGGACCTCGTGGAGAAGCAACACGACCGCGGTCGCGTCGTCACGGGCGAGGGTCGCAGCCTCCTCGACGACACCGCCAACGACGTCATCGAGAACCTCGACCGTCCGGAACTCGAGCGCTACGCGTAA